The Luteolibacter arcticus genome has a window encoding:
- a CDS encoding DUF4159 domain-containing protein yields the protein MKPALAIASMLLFAFVADSSGQGWRGRNRRGEAGLGDRNGVERWQNDPRFPDDTFRFVRLRPEYHPQWATDYPDSDLNFSFRLQQMTAIRVHPDPIVLPILDPELKKYPFLYSIETGSLELTEEEAKVLREHLLNGGFLMIDDFWGEYEWENTRQQMMKVFPDLPIKELELDHPIFSTVFPLKVKPQVPAIEVALRGRSTGVFWEKGAEGAHYHGISDAKGRLMVIICQNTDLGDGWEREGEDPFYFTEFSEKLAYPMGINIVVYSMTH from the coding sequence ATGAAGCCCGCACTCGCCATCGCCAGCATGTTGCTCTTCGCCTTCGTCGCGGATTCTTCCGGCCAGGGCTGGCGAGGTCGCAACCGCCGCGGCGAAGCGGGCCTCGGCGACCGCAATGGCGTGGAGCGCTGGCAGAATGACCCGCGCTTCCCGGACGATACCTTCCGCTTCGTCCGCCTGCGCCCGGAGTATCATCCGCAGTGGGCGACCGACTATCCGGACAGCGACCTGAATTTCTCCTTCCGCCTCCAACAGATGACGGCGATCCGCGTGCATCCGGATCCGATCGTCCTGCCGATCCTGGATCCGGAGCTGAAGAAGTATCCCTTCCTCTACAGCATCGAGACCGGCTCGCTGGAGCTAACGGAAGAGGAGGCCAAGGTGCTGCGCGAGCACTTGCTCAATGGCGGCTTCCTCATGATCGATGACTTCTGGGGCGAATACGAGTGGGAGAATACCCGCCAGCAGATGATGAAGGTCTTCCCTGACCTGCCGATCAAGGAGCTTGAGCTCGATCACCCGATCTTCAGCACGGTCTTCCCACTGAAGGTGAAGCCGCAGGTCCCGGCGATCGAGGTAGCGCTCCGCGGTCGCAGCACCGGGGTCTTTTGGGAAAAGGGCGCGGAGGGCGCGCACTACCACGGCATCTCCGACGCAAAGGGCCGCCTGATGGTCATCATTTGCCAGAATACCGACCTCGGCGATGGCTGGGAACGCGAGGGTGAGGACCCCTTCTACTTCACCGAATTCAGCGAGAAGCTGGCCTACCCGATGGGCATCAACATCGTTGTCTATTCGATGACCCACTGA
- a CDS encoding AAA family ATPase, whose protein sequence is MITAIDSQATEEQLVRRIAEGRDRIRKELAKVIRGQEDVIELLLIALLSGGHALITGAPGLAKTLLIQSTARLFHLSFNRIQFTPDLMPADITGTEILGESPDGGRRLEFVKGPLFANLILADEINRTPPKTQSALLEAMQEHQVTAAGVRYPLEEPFFVLATKNPVEMEGTYPLPEAQLDRFMFDIRIDYLSEDDEVAVVTSTTSKRPEPIQALFTGEDLMAFHEIVRKVPIAEETARYAVRLVGASRPHRPGSPDFISEWVNWGAGLRAAQCLVIGGKARALLAGRSHVTPDDIRALAHPVLRHRILPNFRAEAEGVTPEGIVDRLLKHVPLP, encoded by the coding sequence ATGATCACCGCCATCGATTCACAAGCTACGGAAGAACAGTTGGTCCGCCGCATCGCGGAAGGACGGGACCGCATCCGCAAGGAACTCGCGAAGGTCATCCGCGGGCAGGAAGACGTCATCGAGCTGCTGCTCATCGCGCTGCTTTCCGGCGGACATGCGCTGATCACCGGCGCGCCCGGCTTGGCGAAGACGCTGCTCATTCAATCGACCGCGCGGTTGTTTCACCTGTCCTTCAACCGCATCCAATTCACGCCGGACCTGATGCCCGCGGACATCACCGGCACCGAGATCCTCGGCGAGTCGCCGGATGGCGGACGCCGCTTGGAATTCGTGAAGGGGCCGCTGTTCGCCAACCTCATCCTCGCGGACGAGATCAACCGCACGCCGCCGAAGACCCAATCCGCGTTGTTAGAAGCGATGCAAGAGCACCAGGTCACCGCGGCCGGCGTCCGCTACCCTTTGGAAGAGCCCTTCTTCGTGCTGGCCACCAAGAACCCGGTGGAAATGGAAGGCACCTATCCGCTGCCTGAGGCGCAGCTCGACCGCTTCATGTTCGACATCCGCATCGACTACCTAAGCGAGGATGACGAGGTGGCGGTGGTCACCAGCACCACCTCGAAGCGGCCGGAGCCGATCCAGGCGCTCTTCACCGGCGAGGACCTGATGGCCTTCCACGAAATTGTTAGAAAAGTGCCGATCGCCGAGGAGACCGCCCGCTACGCCGTGCGCCTAGTGGGTGCCTCGCGGCCGCACCGCCCGGGCTCGCCGGACTTCATCAGTGAATGGGTGAACTGGGGTGCCGGCCTCCGCGCCGCGCAATGCCTGGTCATCGGCGGCAAGGCGCGCGCCCTGCTCGCCGGCCGCTCGCACGTCACGCCGGACGACATCCGAGCCCTCGCCCACCCCGTCCTGCGCCACCGCATCCTGCCAAATTTCCGCGCCGAGGCCGAAGGTGTGACGCCGGAGGGCATCGTGGACCGGCTGCTGAAGCATGTGCCACTTCCCTGA
- a CDS encoding DUF58 domain-containing protein, which translates to MNPNPSPPRPSNFADPVALMRVRSLELRARTVVEGFWKGLHRSPRHGFSAEFAEYRQYVPGDDIRYLDWKVLARRDKCFIRKFREETNLRCHILLDLSKSMGYGSKTYTKLEYARTLAATLAMFLHQQGDEIGLLTFDEVARDYLPPRHRTGHLHAILAALDRPALGLGAALHSPVDAILSRGRMRGLVFVISDFLTPLTELKAPLSALAACGHDISLMQTLDPAEIHFTFDSAVNFEDMESGRVLPADPERLRAGYLKKFEAHQQGLKSLCDTLGILHHQLPTDQPLETALHSFLSDRQSLGQRISRSRST; encoded by the coding sequence ATGAACCCCAACCCCTCACCCCCCCGCCCTTCCAACTTCGCCGATCCGGTGGCGTTGATGCGTGTCCGCAGCCTTGAGTTGCGCGCACGCACGGTGGTGGAGGGGTTCTGGAAGGGCCTCCACCGCAGCCCTCGCCACGGCTTCTCCGCGGAGTTCGCGGAGTACCGGCAGTATGTGCCGGGCGATGACATCCGCTACCTCGACTGGAAGGTGCTCGCGCGGCGGGACAAGTGCTTCATCCGGAAATTCCGCGAGGAGACGAACCTGCGCTGTCACATTCTGTTAGATCTGAGCAAGTCAATGGGCTACGGCTCGAAGACCTACACCAAGCTCGAATACGCCCGCACGCTCGCCGCGACTCTGGCGATGTTCCTGCACCAGCAGGGCGATGAAATCGGGCTGCTTACCTTCGATGAAGTGGCGCGCGATTACCTGCCACCGCGCCATCGTACCGGACACCTCCACGCCATTCTCGCCGCGCTCGACCGCCCCGCGCTCGGCCTGGGTGCCGCGCTGCATTCCCCGGTCGATGCGATCTTGTCGCGCGGCCGGATGCGCGGGCTGGTGTTCGTGATTTCCGATTTCCTCACCCCTCTAACAGAACTGAAGGCCCCGCTGTCCGCGCTCGCCGCGTGCGGGCACGACATCAGCCTGATGCAGACGCTCGATCCGGCGGAGATCCATTTCACCTTCGACTCCGCGGTGAACTTCGAGGACATGGAATCCGGCCGCGTCCTGCCTGCCGATCCCGAGCGCCTGCGCGCCGGATACCTGAAGAAATTCGAAGCCCACCAGCAGGGTCTCAAGTCGCTCTGCGATACGCTCGGCATCCTGCACCACCAACTGCCGACCGACCAGCCGCTGGAAACCGCCCTCCACTCCTTCCTCTCCGACCGCCAGTCGCTCGGCCAACGCATCTCGCGCAGTCGCAGCACCTGA